A single genomic interval of Leishmania panamensis strain MHOM/PA/94/PSC-1 chromosome 25 sequence harbors:
- a CDS encoding hypothetical protein (TriTrypDB/GeneDB-style sysID: LpmP.25.2430): MDRPDLSSSTRVDYPNGDCYCGFVELKVKQPPTTQTRSKFSAWAASVEPSRHRWGELVTSSGDRYVGEWAENEREGFGCYVWASGSRYTGRFHRGQFHDTGTLFISPAEVEDCLSRLSSDGGWRCGSGDGTALTERQVPYWAARWPPASRPGWDGVVLDVVWCEGKCNGEGHVTLPSGIRISADWRTASSPVDGELVLPSLTPQARMDVEVYEWRESFQWESLLSNADFEARRVAYEKAERPRVGIQQSNSTEYVRSYVLELLNTHSVAKTALDVFRRCFYCLYGTCGVDAEVGAGGRNNPLGWCTLRNTYGGCIHPADGRPISAADLDLALRDIVSVARSIVRWVLDMVGPEQLSKVLDCGGESLVGRWVADRVFQHCYPVLLNLYSQVYRAEETALAVSVARLRDAVTPDDIGVVFARQSESQAKLFDPYMDAVHCVEKLNHESQTLTQLLKVLVQWSREIDLSTRLTQACNDGRQKSVKSTAGSADDLLPIHQYVLSQSRCGRLYAVTKLLSDFAAEPLFMEATSQEAFGVTTLQVCVLTLLHLHPWERDVSNILVPFSVALDGLREAVQRRAALAMWVCDACGGVSSAASADALTLDVVERVMNRYVALWVPRMVGWMGEHATVASSPQPVDNGEFTQEELSLLCPRRPIADGEEVLCFCCWLYASALLDSVRLRLLLGPHSVPHRLSRAEDVAEACTQLRWWVAGAGTAAPMLLQVKAAASSPPAMPSRMLRLERHLTELLHEF; encoded by the coding sequence ATGGATCGGCCCgacctctcctcctccactcgtGTCGACTATCCGAACGGGGATTGCTACTGCGGATTTGTGGAGCTGAAAGTGAAGCAGCCACCCACTACGCAGACCCGCTCCAAGTTCAGCGCTTGGGCCGCCTCGGTGGAGCCGTCGCGGCATCGCTGGGGTGAGCTGGTGACATCCAGTGGCGATCGCTACGTTGGGGAGTGGGCAGAGAATGAGCGCGAGGGCTTCGGGTGCTACGTGTGGGCCAGCGGGAGCAGGTACACTGGTCGGTTCCACCGTGGCCAGTTCCACGACACAGGTACTCTTTTCATTTCCCctgccgaggtggaggatTGTCTTTCTCGCTtgagcagcgatggcggctgGAGGTGCGGAAGCGGTGACGGCACGGCACTCACGGAGCGCCAGGTACCTTACTGGGCGGCTCGATGGCCTCCAGCGTCACGACCAGGATGGGATGGCGTCGTGCTCGATGTGGTGTGGTGTGAAGGCAAATGCAACGGCGAGGGGCACGTTACGCTACCGTCCGGCATACGAATATCCGCCGActggcgcaccgcctccagccCTGTGGATGGCGAGCTCGTACTGCCTAGTCTAACTCCCCAGGCCCGTATGGACGTGGAGGTGTATGAGTGGCGCGAGAGCTTCCAGTGGGAGTCACTGCTGAGCAACGCCGACTTTGAGGCGCGCCGCGTCGCGTATGAGAAGGCTGAGCGTCCTCGTGTAGGTATCCAGCAGTCCAACTCCACGGAGTACGTGCGCAGCTACGTGCTTGAGCTACTTAACACTCATAGTGTCGCCAAGACTGCTTTGGATGTGTTCCGGCGCTGCTTCTACTGCTTGTACGGCACCTGCGGTGTAGACGCGGAGGTGGGTGCCGGTGGTCGCAACAATCCACTGGGGTGGTGCACGCTGCGTAACACATACGGCGGCTGCATCCACCCAGCGGACGGGCGGCCCATTAGCGCTGCGGACCTTGACCTCGCTCTGCGTGATATTGTGTCGGTAGCGCGCTCGATAGTACGCTGGGTGCTGGACATGGTGGGGCCGGAGCAGCTGTCAAAGGTGCTCGACTGTGGAGGGGAATCGCTGGTGGGTCGTTGGGTTGCAGACCGCGTCTTTCAGCACTGCTATCCCGTCTTGCTGAACCTGTACAGCCAGGTGTACCGTGCGGAGGAgacagcgctggcggtgtCCGTGGCACGGCTGCGGGATGCCGTCACACCTGACGACATTGGCGTTGTCTTCGCACGTCAAAGCGAGAGTCAGGCGAAGCTCTTCGACCCGTACATGGACGCCGTGCATTGCGTCGAGAAGCTGAACCATGAGTCGCAGACCCTCACACAGCTGCTCAAGGTGTTGGTTCAGTGGTCGCGCGAGATCGATCTCTCAACGCGCCTCACACAGGCGTGCAATGATGGACGGCAGAAGTCTGTGAAGAGCACCGCCGGCTCCGCAGATGATCTGCTGCCCATCCACCAGTATGTCCTGAGTCAGTCTCGCTGCGGACGTCTCTACGCCGTCACTAAGCTGCTGTCTGACTTTGCCGCTGAGCCTCTATTTATGGAGGCCACCTCGCAGGAGGCATTCGGAGTCACAACactgcaggtgtgtgtgctgacCCTACTTCACCTTCACCCATGGGAGAGGGACGTGTCAAACATTCTCGTGCCGTTTTCTGTGGCGCTGGACGGCCTAcgcgaggcggtgcagcgacgGGCGGCACTCGCAATGTGGGTTTGTGACGCCTGCGGCGGTGTCTCTTCCGCGGCGTCGGCAGATGCACTGACCCTGGATGTGGTGGAGCGAGTGATGAACCGCTACGTGGCGCTGTGGGTTCCTCGCATGGTTGGCTGGATGGGTGAACACGCAACTGTCGCTTCCAGCCCCCAACCGGTCGACAATGGCGAGTTCACGCAGGAGGAGCTCTCCCTGCTGTGCCCTAGGCGGCCTATCGCtgacggcgaggaggtgctctGCTTCTGCTGTTGGTTGTACGCTAGCGCTCTTTTAGACTCGGTGCGCTTGCGGCTTCTTCTCGGACCCCATTCCGTGCCACATCGACTCAGTCGCGCCGAGGACGTGGCAGAGGCGTGtacgcagctgcggtggtgggTTGCGGGCGcaggcaccgctgcgccaaTGCTGCTACAGGTCAAAGCAGccgcttcttcacctccaGCCATGCCTAGCCGTATGCTGCGCCTGGAGCGACACCTCACGGAGCTTCTCCACGAATTTTAG